One part of the Stigmatopora argus isolate UIUO_Sarg chromosome 8, RoL_Sarg_1.0, whole genome shotgun sequence genome encodes these proteins:
- the rnf11b gene encoding RING finger protein 11b: protein MGNCLKSPTSDDMSLLHESQSDRASYGDGVDPDLEPPPPYQEQIHVPIYHPTPNQARLATQLTEEEQVRIAQRIGLIQHLPRGVFDPGRDGSEKKIRECVICMMDFVYGDPIRFLPCMHIYHMDCIDDWLMRSFTCPSCMEPVDAALLSSYETN, encoded by the exons TGCCTCAAGTCACCAACTTCGGACGACATGTCTTTGCTTCACGAATCTCAATCGGATCGGGCCAGCTACGGAGACGGAGTGGACCCCGACCTGGAGCCGCCGCCCCCTTATCAG GAGCAGATCCACGTTCCCATCTACCACCCGACACCCAACCAAGCCAGACTAGCCACCCAGCTGACCGAAGAGGAGCAGGTGCGCATCGCCCAGCGCATCGGACTAATCCAGCACCTTCCGAGGGGTGTTTTCGACCCTGGTCGGGACGGATCTGAGAAGAAGATCAGAGA GTGTGTCATCTGCATGATGGACTTTGTGTACGGGGATCCCATCAGGTTCCTGCCCTGCATGCACATCTACCACATGGACTGTATCGACGACTGGCTCATGAGGTCCTTCACCTGCCCGTCCTGCATGGAACCGGTGGATGCCGCGTTGCTTTCCTCCTACGAGACCAACTGA